One stretch of Agelaius phoeniceus isolate bAgePho1 chromosome 15, bAgePho1.hap1, whole genome shotgun sequence DNA includes these proteins:
- the FABP6 gene encoding gastrotropin, which yields MAFSGKYEFEGDENYDAFVQKIGLPSDKVEMGRNCKIVTEVVQNGNDFTWTQHFPGGRTTTNTFTVGTEADMETMGGKRFKATVKMEDGKLVADFPNYRHTSEICGGKLVEISTSSGVVYKRTSKKIA from the exons ATGGCATTCTCAGGCAAATACGAGTTCGAGGGCGACGAGAACTACGACGCCTTTGTGCAGAAGATTG GTCTCCCCAGTGACAAGGTTGAAATGGGAAGGAACTGCAAGATTGTGACAGAGGTGGTGCAGAATGGGAATGACTTCACGTGGACACAGCACTTCCCAGGAGGCCGCACCACCACCAACACCTTCACCGTGGGCACGGAGGCAGACATGGAGACCATGGGAGGGAAGAGGTTCAAG GCAACTGTCAAAATGGAAGATGGGAAACTTGTAGCTGATTTCCCCAACTACCGCCACACTTCAGAGATCTGTGGGGGGAAGCTGGTGGAG ATTTCTACTTCTTCTGGTGTAGTCTACAAAAGGACCAGCAAAAAGATTGCCTAA
- the C1QTNF2 gene encoding complement C1q tumor necrosis factor-related protein 2, producing MISALLLLWTVPCVANHILGGFAKRELREGAQLACSLPGPPGPPGPPGVPGTPGTVGRMGFPGKDGKDGQDGDKGEHGDEGPQGRTGNPGKPGPKGKAGAIGKAGPRGPKGLKGSPGKNGAPGKKGPKGSQGEAGLPGPCSCGASRARSAFSVAVSTSYPRERLPIKFDRILMNEGGHYNASSGKFICSIPGIYYFTYDITLANKHLAIGLVHNGQYRIKTFDANTGNHDVASGSTILALKQEDEVWLQIFYSEQNGLFYDPYWTDSLFTGFLIYPDQDYLNEV from the exons atgatctctgctctgctgctgctctggaccGTGCCCTGCGTGGCAAACCACATCCTGGGGGGCTTTGCCAAGCGGGAGCTGCGGGAGGGTGCCCAGCTGGcctgcagcctgccagggccccccgggccccccggGCCCCCGGGCGTGCCCGGCACTCCCGGCACCGTGGGCAGGATGGGCTTCCCGGGCAAGGACGGCAAGGACGGCCAGGACGGGGACAAGGGCGAGCACGGCGATGAAG GTCCCCAGGGCAGAACAGGAAACCCTGGCAAGCCAGGCCCGAAGGGGAAAGCAGGAGCCATTGGCAAGGCAGGGCCCCGCGGGCCCAAGGGTTTAAAGGGCAGTCCCGGGAAAAACGGGGCCCCGGGGAAGAAGGGGCCCAAAGGGAGCCAGGGCGAGGCCGGGCTGCCGGGGCCCTGCAGCTgcggggccagcagggccaggtcTGCCTTCTCGGTGGCCGTGTCCACCAGCTACCCCCGGGAGAGGCTGCCCATCAAGTTTGACAGGATCCTGATGAACGAGGGAGGACATTACAATGCTTCCAGTGGGAAGTTCATCTGCAGCATCCCAGGGATTTACTACTTCACCTACGACATCACTTTGGCCAACAAGCACCTGGCCATCGGCCTGGTCCACAACGGCCAGTACCGCATCAAGACTTTCGATGCCAACACCGGGAACCACGACGTGGCCTCTGGATCCACCATCCTGGCGCTGAAGCAGGAGGATGAGGTGTGGCTGCAGATCTTTTACTCAGAGCAAAATGGGCTCTTTTATGATCCCTACTGGACTGACAGCTTATTTACTGGATTCTTGATTTATCCTGACCAAGATTATCTCAATGAAGTGTAG
- the UQCRQ gene encoding cytochrome b-c1 complex subunit 8, protein MGKHFGNLARVRHVISYSLSPFEQQAFPNVLSHSVPNVARRFASQVLKVVPPLALGYLIYSWGTQEFERLKRKNPADYECDQ, encoded by the exons ATGGGGAAGCACTTCGGGAACCTGGCGCGGGTGCGCCATGTCATCTCCTACAGCCTGTCGCCCTTCGAGCAGCAAGCCTTCCCCAATGTCCTGTCCCACAGCGTCCCCAACGTGGCCCGCCGCTTCGCCTCCCAGGTGTTGAAGGTGGTGCCCC ccctggccctcGGTTACCTCATTTATTCCTGGGGGACGCAGGAGTTCGAGCGGCTCAAGAGGAAGAACCCGGCTGACTACGAGTGCGACCAgtga
- the GDF9 gene encoding growth/differentiation factor 9 produces METTWRICVCLYCCLPWLSAGTQCSPRGRGGSAETPGFLAVREDAASLLSAGLQLPRGAAPAHALLPPLLKVLRDRGPRGWHGEAPRLQPDSRALRYMKRLYRMSATRDGIPKAQRGRLYNTVRLFTPCWECEHSPAHLGAGDAHSVDLLFSLDRVTALEHLLKSVLLYSFDTSVPISSSITCICHLSLKEHDFSSQVCPSISHSLAFSLHFGVRKRKWVEMDVTSFLQPLIAMNRRNVHMALNFTCLMGDPQGSTKLRNAVNVTLVPPSLLLYLNDTSEQAYHRGSSLGHGRKSSSPLVDAPRGDQGSPQGRRASRQRRNENPKAAPATSPHNLSEYLKQFVFPPHECELHNFRLSFSQLRWDRWIIAPHRYSPQFCRGDCPRALGQRYGSPVHTMVQTLIYERLDPAVPRPSCVPAAYSPLSVLTIEPDGSIAYKEYEDMIATRCTCR; encoded by the exons ATGGAGACCACTTGGAGGATCTGCGTTTGTTTGTACTGCTGCTTGCCCTGGCTCTCTGCGGGCACCCAGTGCTcgccccggggccgggggggctcTGCGGAGACCCCAGGGTTTTTGGCAGTTCGCGAGGATGCTGCGAGCCTGCTCAGCgcggggctgcagctgccccgaGGTGCGGCCCCAGCCCACGCCCTCCTGCCCCCGCTGCTCAAGGTGCTGCGCGACCGCGGCCCCCGGGGCTGGCACGGCGAGGCGCCGCGGCTGCAGCCGGACTCCAGGGCCCTTCGCTACATGAAGAGGCTGTACAGGATGTCCGCCACCAGGGACGGCATCCCCAAGGCGCAGCGAGGCCGCCTCTATAACACGGTGCGGCTCTTCACCCCGTGCTGGGAGTGCGAGCACAGCCCCGCGCACCTGGGTGCAG GAGACGCTCACTCGGTGGATTTACTCTTCAGCTTGGATCGTGTTACTGCTCTGGAACACTTACTCAAGTCTGTCTTGCTCTATTCCTTTGACACATCTGTTCCCATTTCCTCTTCCATTACCTGCATATGCCATTTGTCCCTTAAGGAACATGATTTTTCCAGCCAAGTTTGTCCCAGCATTTCCCACTCTTTAGCTTTTAGCCTGCACTTTGGTGTTAGGAAACGCAAATGGGTGGAGATGGATGTGACTTCTTTCCTCCAGCCTCTGATTGCAATGAACAGGAGGAACGTGCACATGGCTCTGAACTTCACTTGTCTGATGGGTGACCCACAAGGGAGCACGAAACTGAGAAACGCTGTGAATGTGACACTGGTTCCCCCTTCCCTTCTGCTCTATCTGAATGACACCAGCGAGCAAGCTTATCACCGGGGGAGCTCACTGGGGCacgggaggaaaagcagcagcccGCTGGTGGATGCTCCCAGGGGTGACCAAGGCAGTCCCCAGGGCAGAAGGGCCTCTCGCCAGCGAAGGAACGAGAATCCCAAAGCGGCCCCAGCCACCTCACCTCACAACCTGAGCGAGTACCTGAAGCAGTTTGTGTTCCCCCCGCACGAGTGCGAGCTGCACAACTTCCGCCTGAGCTTCAGCCAGCTGCGCTGGGACCGCTGGATCATCGCCCCGCACCGCTACAGCCCGCAGTTCTGCCGGGGGGACTGTCCCCGCGCGCTGGGCCAGCGCTACGGCTCCCCGGTGCACACCATGGTGCAGACGCTCATCTACGAGCGCCTGGACCCCGCCGTGCCCCGGCCCTCGTGCGTGCCCGCCGCCTACAGCCCGCTCAGCGTGCTGACCATCGAGCCCGACGGCTCCATCGCCTACAAGGAGTACGAGGACATGATCGCCACCAGGTGCACCTGCCGCTAG